In the genome of Nonomuraea sp. NBC_00507, the window TAGAACTCGCCGAAGTTGGCGGCGTCGAGGTGCGGCAGGCCCACGACGATGACCGCGCCGATGGCCAGGAGCTTGGCCGACACCATGACCCACAGCGCGCGCAACCCGACCCGGGCGCTCAGCGCCACGATGCCGGTGAGCAGTACCAGGATCACGAGCACGAGGATGTCGGCGACGAGGTCGGGATCCGGCACGCGGACGCCGAGGTTGGCGATCGCGCCGACCGTGATCAGGCCCCATGCTCTGGCCACGACGGCGACGGCGAACTGCAGCTCCAGGATCAGCGCCCAGCCGATGATCCAGGCCCAGACCTCGCCGAAGATGACGTAGGTGAAGGTGTAGGCGCTGCCCGAGGTCGGCATCGTGGACGACAGCTCGGCGTAGCACAGGCAGGCCAGCAGGCAGGCGATCCCCGCGATCATGAAGGAGAGGATCACGCCGGGGCCGGCCGTGGTGGCCGCCTGCTGGCCGGCGATGGAGAAGATGCCCGCGCCGATCATCACACCGAGCCCGAGCACCACCAGGTCCGCCGGGCGGTAGAGCTCGGCCAGGCTGTGCCGGGCGCCGGTGCGTAAGCCGGTCGCTTCGGAAGGCGGCAGTCGTCGCAGAATCGTGGACAAGGAACACCCCGCTCAGGGACATCGCCCACAATGTCTCACCACTTGGACAACAGCAAGCACGAGACGATTACGCCCCGGTTACTAGCAGGCCGTACGGCGCCTACGCCCCGGTTACCAGCCAGGCGTCATCGGCGGCGCGGCGTACGAGGGTGATCAGCCGCGCGATCATCCACACCCCCAGCGCGCACCACAGGACGACGACGCCCAGGCCGGAGGCGAGGAAGGCGGCCGGCAGGTACGCCAGCGTCGTCCACACCCCTGCCCAGGCCAGGTAACGCTGGTCGCCGGCGCCGATCAGCACGCCGTCGAGCACGAATACGACCCCGCACACCGGCTGGAACAGCGCCACCGGCCACAACAGGGCCAGCAGCAGCTCGGCGACCCGCGGCTCGGCGTCGAACAACCCCGGCAACACCGGCCCGGCGGCGAGCACGAGCAGGCCGAACACGATCCCCGACCAGACGCCCCACTGCACCATGCGCTTGGTCGCGGCCCTGGTGGCGGCGACGTCTCCCGCCCCGAGCGCACGTCCTGTGATGGCCTGGCCGGCGATGGCGATGGCGTCCAGCGCAAAGGCGAGCAACGTCCACACCTGGGTGGCGAGGGCGTACGCGGCCAGTTCGGCCTCGCCCATCCTCGTGGCGATCATCGTGCCGACGGTCACCACAATCCGCAGGCAGAGGGTGCGGACGAACAATGCGAACCCCGCCGTACCTGCCTGCTTGAGCCCGGCCAGGCCGGGCGTGAGGGGCGTGCCGAGCCGCAGCGCCCCCTTGACCACCACGACCAGGTAGACGGCCCCACCGAGCGTCTGCGCCAGCACGGTGCCCCACGCCGACCCGGCGATACCCCACCCCAGCCCCAGCACGAACCAGGCGTTGAGCGCCGCGTTGAGCGCGAATGAGCCGATGGCCACGACCAGCGGCGTGACCGTGTCCTGCAGTCCGCGCAGCACGCCCGTGCCCGCCAGCACGACCAGCATGCCGGGCGCGCCCAGCAAACTGATGCGCAGGTACGTCACGGCCTGCGCGCTCTGCCCCGCGCTCGCCCCGAACAACTCCACGACCGCGGGGGCGAGCGGCCAGAACACCGCGATCAGCGCGACCCCGATGCCCAGCGCCAGCCAGATGCCGTCCACACCGCTGCGCATCGCCCGCGTATGCTCCCCCGCGCCGGTCTGCCGGGCCACGGCAGCCGTCGTGCCGTAGGCGAGGAAGACGCACAGGTTCATCAGCGCTGCCAGGACCGTGCCCGCCACACCCAGAGCGCCTACCGCCGTGGTGCCGAGCGCGTGCCCGACGATGGCGTAGTCGGCGAGAAGGAAAAGCGGCTCGGCCACCAGCGCGCCGAACGCCGGTACGGCCAGCCGCAGAATCTCCCGGTCTCTGGGTGTAATGAGCATTTGCCTATTATGACCCTTACGAGCCGTGTCGGCGAAACTTTCTTTTCTCCACAGCCGGTGGACACTGTTCTCCCAGCTCAGCGGCACTTTGGTGAATATCGGAAAGAGTTATCCCCAGCCCCGTCCACAGGCCGTTCACACCCTGGGGCCGGTAGTGCACAGCTTGACCACAGGGTTGTCCACAGGCCACGTTGCCGACGGACCCCGACTCCGCGAAACTGTCACACCGGTCGACTACAAGTGGGGGTGGTGCGACCGCCTGCAAGGTTGTTCGAGGGGGCGCGGTGAGCATTGACGAAGAGACCGACGCGGGTCCGGGTTTCGAGCGCACGCCGCCGCACAACATCGAGGCGGAGCAGTCGGTGCTGGGCGGCATGCTGCTGTCGAAGGACGCGATCGCCGACGTCGTGGAGATCATCCGGGCCGACGACTTCTACCGTCCCGCCCATCAGATGATCTATGACGTCGTCACCGACCTCTACGGCAGGGGCGAGCCCGCCGACGCTGTCACCGTCTTCGACGAGCTGCAAAAGCGCGGCGAGATGGCCCGAGTGGGCGGCGCCGCCTACCTCCACACGCTCACGGCCGTCGTCCCCACCGCCGCCAACGCCGGCTACTACGCGAAGATCGTCCGCGAGCAGGCCATCCTCCGCCGCCTCATCGAGGCCGGCACCCGCATCGTCTCCTACGGCTACGGCGGCCAGAACGAAGAGGTCGACGACCTCGTGGACCGCGCCCAGGCGGAGATCTACAAGGTCACCGAGCGCCGCACCTCCGAGGACTACGCGCCCCTGGCCGACATCATGCCGGGCGCCCTGGACGAGCTGGAGGCCATCGGCAGCCGGGGCGGCCAGATGGTCGGCGTGCCAACCGGCTTCCAGGACCTCGACCAGCTCACCAACGGCCTCCACCCAGGCCAGATGATCGTCGTGGCCGCCCGGCCGGCCATCGGAAAGGCGCTGGCGCTTGACACACCGCTGCCCACGCCGACCGGTTGGACCACGATGGGGGAGGTTCAGGCCGGTGACCAGCTGATCGGTGCCGACGGACGGCCGACCCGGGTGGTCGCCGCAACGGAGGTCATGCACGACCGACCCTGCTATGAGGTGGAGTTCAGCGATGGCACGATGATCGTCGCCGACGCCCAGCACCAGTGGCGTACCACCACGCGCGCAGCCAGGAAAGCAGGTGGAAAACGGCCCTCGTATCACTGGCCAGCAGAGGCGATCGAGAGAGTCAGAGACGCCTACGAGGCCGCGCTGGCGGAGCCTGACCGGCTGGTCACACGCAGGGAGGCGATCGAGGCCGTTGGGGAGGAATTCCGCCATGTCCTTCAGGCCCTCCAGAAGGAAGTGGGCACCATCGGCAAGGTCCTCGCCGATGTCGGTGGCCGGAGCCGCACCTATTCATGGCACACCCCGGCGTACCGGGCGGTAGAACTCTATGGCGCTTTGCACGCGCGGGTCACCACGCCAAAGAACGCCACGACCACATCCGTGCATCGGAGCATGGTCACTACCGAAGAGATCGCCGCCAGCCTGCGCACAGCTGACGGACGGCCGAACCACGCCGTGGCGGTGGCCGCTCCATTCGTCCTCGACGAGCAGGATCTACCGTTTTCGCCATACACCCTAGGGGTATGGTTGGGCGACGGCCACACAGGAAGCGGGCGTTTCAGCTCCGCAGACCCCGAGATCGTCGCCAACGTTGAGGCCGAGGGGTTGTTCGTGCGGCGAGTGGGATCTTCACTCACCCACCAGATGACTCTGCCTGAGCCGACAGCGGTGTCTCCCTTGATGTGTCCCGACTGCGGAGCCCCCGCAGGAGCTCGCGTGCGTTGTGAGGCGTGCCATCGGGAGCATGGCACCGTCAAAGGCATGCTGCGTACGCTCGCCGTGCTCGACGACAAGCACATCCCCGCGAGTTATCTGCGCGCCTCAGAGCGGCAGCGGCGCGACCTGCTCGCAGGCCTCCTCGACACCGACGGATATGTCAACCGCCACGGGCAGGTGCAGTTCGCGGTGACGAACCGGCGGCTCGCGCATGACGTCCATGAGCTCATCCTGAGCCTCGGTTACAAGGCGACCATGCGCACTAAGCCGGTCAAAGGCAGGACGAAGGAGTCTTCGACCTGCTACATGATCAACTTCACGCCGTCCGAACCGGTGTTCCGGCTGTCCCGTAAGGCGGAACGCCAGGTTAAAACTGCGAGTCCGGTCACACGCGTCCGCTACATCGTCGATGTGCGTCCTATACCGTCTCGGCCCGTCCGGTGCGTGGAAGTGGACAATGCTCACCATATGTATCTGGCGGGCAGGACGTGTGTCCCCACGCACAACAGCACTCTAGGTCTGGATTTCGCCCGTTCTGCGGCGATCAAGCATGGGATGACCACGGTCATCTTCTCGCTGGAGATGTCCCGCAATGAGATCACCATGCGCTTGTTGTCCGCCGAGGCCCGGGTCGCGCTGCATGCCATGCGGTCGGGGATGATGGGCGACGACGACTGGACGCGCCTGGCCCGGCGGATGAGCGAGGTGGCCGAGGCGCCGCTGTTCATCGACGACTCGCCCAACATGTCGATGATGGAGATCAGGGCCAAGTGCCGGCGGCTCAAGCAGCGCAACGACCTCAAATTTGTCGTCATCGACTATCTCCAGCTGATGAGCTCGCCGAAGAAGACCGAGAGCCGCCAGAACGAGGTCTCCGAGATCTCTCGTGCGATCAAGCTGCTGGCCAAGGAGCTCGAGGTCCCCGTCATCGCGATCTCCCAGCTCAACCGTGGCCCCGAGCAGCGAACGGACAAGCGCCCCCAAGTGAGCGATCTTCGTGAATCTGGATCTATTGAGCAGGACGCGGACATGGTCATCCTGCTGCATCGCGAGGACGCGTACGAGCGGGAGTCGCCGCGGGCCGGCGAGGCGGACCTGATCGTTGCCAAGCACCGTAACGGACCCACGGCCACGGTGACGGTGGCCTTCCAGGGCCACTACAGCCGCTTCGTGGACATGGCCCAGCACTGAGGGAGCGCAATAGCGGCATGAAGCAGTCCAACGGCCGAAACGGCTTCTGGATTCGCTGCCATCAAGCCGCCTCGTCCGTGGAATCGGGAGTGG includes:
- a CDS encoding MATE family efflux transporter; the encoded protein is MLITPRDREILRLAVPAFGALVAEPLFLLADYAIVGHALGTTAVGALGVAGTVLAALMNLCVFLAYGTTAAVARQTGAGEHTRAMRSGVDGIWLALGIGVALIAVFWPLAPAVVELFGASAGQSAQAVTYLRISLLGAPGMLVVLAGTGVLRGLQDTVTPLVVAIGSFALNAALNAWFVLGLGWGIAGSAWGTVLAQTLGGAVYLVVVVKGALRLGTPLTPGLAGLKQAGTAGFALFVRTLCLRIVVTVGTMIATRMGEAELAAYALATQVWTLLAFALDAIAIAGQAITGRALGAGDVAATRAATKRMVQWGVWSGIVFGLLVLAAGPVLPGLFDAEPRVAELLLALLWPVALFQPVCGVVFVLDGVLIGAGDQRYLAWAGVWTTLAYLPAAFLASGLGVVVLWCALGVWMIARLITLVRRAADDAWLVTGA
- the dnaB gene encoding replicative DNA helicase, encoding MSIDEETDAGPGFERTPPHNIEAEQSVLGGMLLSKDAIADVVEIIRADDFYRPAHQMIYDVVTDLYGRGEPADAVTVFDELQKRGEMARVGGAAYLHTLTAVVPTAANAGYYAKIVREQAILRRLIEAGTRIVSYGYGGQNEEVDDLVDRAQAEIYKVTERRTSEDYAPLADIMPGALDELEAIGSRGGQMVGVPTGFQDLDQLTNGLHPGQMIVVAARPAIGKALALDTPLPTPTGWTTMGEVQAGDQLIGADGRPTRVVAATEVMHDRPCYEVEFSDGTMIVADAQHQWRTTTRAARKAGGKRPSYHWPAEAIERVRDAYEAALAEPDRLVTRREAIEAVGEEFRHVLQALQKEVGTIGKVLADVGGRSRTYSWHTPAYRAVELYGALHARVTTPKNATTTSVHRSMVTTEEIAASLRTADGRPNHAVAVAAPFVLDEQDLPFSPYTLGVWLGDGHTGSGRFSSADPEIVANVEAEGLFVRRVGSSLTHQMTLPEPTAVSPLMCPDCGAPAGARVRCEACHREHGTVKGMLRTLAVLDDKHIPASYLRASERQRRDLLAGLLDTDGYVNRHGQVQFAVTNRRLAHDVHELILSLGYKATMRTKPVKGRTKESSTCYMINFTPSEPVFRLSRKAERQVKTASPVTRVRYIVDVRPIPSRPVRCVEVDNAHHMYLAGRTCVPTHNSTLGLDFARSAAIKHGMTTVIFSLEMSRNEITMRLLSAEARVALHAMRSGMMGDDDWTRLARRMSEVAEAPLFIDDSPNMSMMEIRAKCRRLKQRNDLKFVVIDYLQLMSSPKKTESRQNEVSEISRAIKLLAKELEVPVIAISQLNRGPEQRTDKRPQVSDLRESGSIEQDADMVILLHREDAYERESPRAGEADLIVAKHRNGPTATVTVAFQGHYSRFVDMAQH